A genomic region of Methanothermobacter sp. CaT2 contains the following coding sequences:
- the purQ gene encoding phosphoribosylformylglycinamidine synthase subunit PurQ, with translation MRVGVIRFPGSNCDRDVYHVLELAGAEPEYVWWNQRDLGHLDAVIIPGGFSYGDYLRAGAIAAITPVMDAVKELVKEEKPVLGICNGAQILAEVGLVPGVFTVNEHPKFNCQWTSLQVKTTRTPFTRLFRRDEVIRMPVAHAEGRYYHENVSEVWDNDQVVLQFHGENPNGSLDGITGVCDESGLVCAVMPHPERASEMILGSEDGFKFFRGIMKI, from the coding sequence ATGAGGGTGGGAGTTATAAGGTTTCCTGGATCCAACTGTGACCGTGACGTTTACCATGTCCTGGAACTTGCCGGGGCAGAGCCCGAATATGTATGGTGGAATCAGCGGGACCTGGGACACCTGGACGCGGTTATAATCCCTGGGGGATTTTCATACGGGGACTACCTGCGTGCAGGTGCAATCGCAGCCATAACCCCAGTTATGGACGCTGTTAAGGAGCTGGTGAAGGAGGAAAAACCGGTTCTCGGAATATGTAACGGTGCACAGATCCTGGCGGAGGTAGGCCTTGTCCCGGGGGTCTTCACCGTGAACGAGCACCCAAAATTCAACTGCCAGTGGACCAGCCTTCAGGTTAAGACCACGAGAACCCCCTTCACACGGCTATTCAGACGGGATGAGGTTATAAGGATGCCTGTTGCCCATGCAGAGGGGAGATACTACCATGAAAACGTCAGCGAGGTCTGGGATAACGACCAGGTCGTGCTGCAGTTCCACGGTGAAAACCCCAACGGCTCCCTTGATGGAATAACAGGGGTCTGCGATGAATCAGGACTGGTATGTGCTGTGATGCCCCACCCTGAAAGGGCCTCAGAGATGATACTTGGGTCAGAGGACGGCTTCAAATTCTTCAGGGGCATAATGAAGATCTGA
- a CDS encoding MarR family transcriptional regulator: protein MKAFRKKGELTRFQVLSEIARRQPYVRQRDIADELGITVQAVSENIKSLIAEGLVEAGSGRSHYKITRRGGEKLKRAAVSLRQYADEVLEYMSSYKSIWPAIAWEDLNSGDEVELFMDDGVLYARRRTNGEAHATVMKSASEGEDVALTELSGTIPLQRGKVTIAVLPGISEGGSGAADLERIRELTYGQDRIGIMGTVSRAAATRLKLNVDFEFATPYAALAAAKRGLNVLVLAVGKMSRSITKKLEEEGIEYSVEDVRVKGE, encoded by the coding sequence ATGAAGGCTTTCAGAAAGAAGGGAGAACTTACACGTTTCCAGGTGCTGAGTGAGATAGCAAGGCGTCAGCCCTATGTGAGGCAACGGGATATAGCAGATGAACTGGGAATAACGGTCCAGGCAGTGTCTGAGAACATAAAGAGCCTCATAGCAGAGGGCCTTGTGGAGGCAGGAAGTGGAAGGTCCCACTACAAGATAACACGTCGTGGTGGTGAGAAGCTCAAGAGGGCCGCTGTGAGCCTCAGGCAATACGCCGATGAGGTCCTGGAGTACATGAGTTCCTACAAGTCCATCTGGCCAGCCATCGCCTGGGAGGACCTCAACTCAGGCGATGAGGTCGAACTGTTCATGGATGACGGCGTCCTCTACGCCCGGAGGAGGACCAACGGGGAGGCCCACGCCACAGTCATGAAAAGTGCCTCAGAGGGCGAGGATGTGGCCCTCACAGAACTCAGCGGCACCATACCCCTCCAGAGGGGAAAGGTAACCATCGCGGTTCTCCCGGGGATATCCGAGGGCGGTTCAGGGGCAGCCGACCTTGAAAGGATAAGGGAACTCACATATGGTCAGGACAGGATAGGTATAATGGGGACAGTTTCAAGGGCCGCGGCGACCAGGTTAAAATTAAATGTTGATTTTGAATTTGCAACCCCCTATGCTGCCCTTGCAGCCGCAAAGAGGGGTCTGAATGTCCTCGTACTTGCAGTTGGTAAGATGAGCAGAAGCATAACAAAGAAACTGGAAGAGGAGGGCATAGAGTACTCGGTTGAGGATGTCAGGGTTAAGGGGGAGTAG
- a CDS encoding phenylacetate--CoA ligase family protein: MIWNREMECISREELEEIQLKRLQDTVRRAYENVPYYHEMFEKEGVYPEDIESLDDITRLPYTTKDDLRKVYPFGMFAVPRKEIVEVHTSSGTTGKPVVSGYTREDIEIWSEVMARGLTMMGLTEDDVIQNTHGYGLFTGGFGVHYGAQKIGATVIPISTGQTRRQIEIMKDFGTTVMIFTPSYGLYLSEVAAEEGFDPAESQLKAIGFGAEMWTEEMRAEIERRFNAPAFNIYGLTEIMGPGVAMECGEKNGLHVAEDHFYPEIIDKNGERVGPGERGELVLTTLTRVGMPVIRFRTKDITSIDYGPCACGRTLARISRITGRVDDMLKVRGVSVFPSQIEKALLRIDGIEPHYQIIVTRPHLMDELEVRVETSPELFSDDIRQMVETRDRIEEFIENEIGLRVKVTLVEPGTIPRSEGKAVRVIDKRNL, translated from the coding sequence ATGATCTGGAACAGGGAAATGGAATGCATAAGCAGGGAGGAACTGGAGGAAATTCAGCTTAAAAGGCTTCAGGACACAGTAAGGAGGGCATATGAAAACGTACCCTACTACCATGAGATGTTCGAGAAGGAGGGCGTGTACCCTGAGGACATAGAGTCACTGGACGACATCACAAGGTTGCCCTACACCACCAAGGATGACCTCCGCAAGGTCTACCCCTTCGGGATGTTCGCTGTCCCCAGGAAGGAGATAGTGGAGGTTCACACGTCATCGGGGACCACAGGAAAACCCGTTGTCTCAGGCTACACCCGGGAGGACATAGAGATATGGAGTGAGGTCATGGCCAGGGGCCTCACAATGATGGGCCTCACAGAGGATGACGTCATCCAGAATACCCATGGTTACGGCCTATTCACCGGCGGATTCGGGGTCCACTACGGTGCACAGAAGATTGGGGCGACCGTTATCCCCATCTCAACTGGACAGACAAGGAGGCAGATAGAGATAATGAAGGACTTCGGGACAACGGTCATGATATTCACACCATCCTATGGCCTCTACCTCTCTGAGGTTGCAGCTGAGGAGGGCTTTGACCCTGCCGAATCCCAGTTAAAGGCAATAGGATTCGGGGCTGAGATGTGGACAGAGGAGATGAGGGCCGAGATAGAGAGGAGGTTCAATGCACCGGCCTTCAACATATACGGCCTCACTGAAATCATGGGCCCGGGGGTTGCAATGGAGTGCGGTGAGAAGAATGGTCTCCACGTTGCAGAGGACCATTTCTACCCTGAGATCATAGATAAGAATGGTGAAAGGGTCGGTCCAGGTGAAAGGGGTGAGCTGGTACTCACAACTCTCACAAGGGTGGGGATGCCGGTTATAAGGTTCAGGACAAAGGATATAACCTCAATAGATTATGGGCCATGTGCCTGTGGCAGGACCCTTGCAAGGATCTCAAGGATCACAGGCAGGGTCGATGACATGCTCAAGGTCAGGGGAGTTTCAGTGTTCCCCTCCCAGATAGAAAAGGCGCTCCTCCGCATAGATGGTATTGAGCCACACTACCAGATAATAGTGACAAGGCCCCACCTCATGGATGAACTTGAGGTGAGGGTGGAGACCTCCCCTGAACTCTTCTCAGATGACATCCGGCAGATGGTGGAGACCAGGGACCGGATCGAGGAGTTCATAGAAAACGAGATAGGCCTCAGGGTTAAGGTGACCCTGGTTGAACCAGGCACGATACCAAGGAGTGAGGGGAAGGCAGTAAGGGTGATAGATAAGAGGAACCTTTAA
- a CDS encoding uroporphyrinogen-III synthase, with the protein MSTGKLDGLRGKTIALTRPAERVSAAVKLIEGAGGRALVAPTLELRILKTDSLREVCRRAPEWDLVIFTSPAAVESLFCTCRDFHEKLRDDCIVAVIGPKTARAASEMGLRVDLVPEDYTAEGLLEALRKYDLRGMQVALPRTLSARRVLPMGLEEMGAEVLVAEAYHSGIPEDTAPAEEMIEGILKGEVDAVTFTSPLTVENLFKIAGDKEGDLIHALRGIQVAAIGPITLRKLEEYGLDAVIPERYTVRDMLAELSERMMEGEQ; encoded by the coding sequence ATGTCTACCGGGAAATTAGATGGTCTCAGGGGTAAAACCATCGCCCTCACAAGGCCCGCCGAGCGGGTATCTGCTGCTGTTAAACTGATCGAGGGTGCCGGTGGAAGGGCCCTTGTCGCCCCAACCCTCGAGCTGAGGATCCTGAAAACAGATTCCCTAAGGGAGGTGTGCCGGAGGGCCCCTGAATGGGACCTGGTTATATTCACCTCCCCGGCGGCTGTTGAATCCCTCTTCTGCACATGCAGGGACTTTCATGAAAAACTCAGGGATGACTGTATTGTCGCGGTCATAGGGCCCAAGACCGCCCGTGCAGCATCTGAGATGGGTCTCAGGGTGGATCTGGTGCCTGAAGATTACACCGCAGAGGGTCTCCTTGAGGCCCTCAGAAAATATGACCTCAGGGGGATGCAGGTGGCCCTTCCAAGGACACTCTCTGCAAGGAGGGTCCTCCCTATGGGACTTGAGGAAATGGGTGCAGAGGTCCTTGTTGCAGAGGCCTACCACTCAGGGATACCGGAAGACACGGCACCTGCAGAGGAAATGATAGAGGGTATACTCAAGGGGGAGGTGGATGCTGTTACATTCACAAGTCCCCTCACAGTGGAAAACCTCTTTAAAATTGCAGGTGATAAGGAGGGGGATCTTATCCATGCCCTCAGGGGGATACAAGTGGCTGCAATAGGCCCCATAACCCTCAGGAAACTTGAGGAGTATGGTCTTGATGCGGTCATCCCAGAGAGGTACACGGTCAGGGACATGCTAGCCGAACTTTCAGAGAGGATGATGGAGGGTGAACAATGA
- a CDS encoding signal recognition particle subunit SRP19/SEC65 family protein has translation MIIWPAYLDSRKSRSQGRRVPLEYAVESPSASEILRAAKKLQLEARMESDKSYPSSWWESSGRVIVEYEGSKRELLIKLARLVRSSKKN, from the coding sequence ATGATAATATGGCCAGCCTATCTCGATTCACGGAAGTCAAGGAGCCAGGGGCGAAGGGTGCCCCTTGAATACGCGGTTGAATCCCCAAGTGCCAGTGAAATACTCAGGGCCGCAAAAAAACTCCAGCTTGAAGCCCGTATGGAATCTGATAAGTCATACCCTTCCTCCTGGTGGGAATCATCAGGGAGGGTTATTGTTGAATATGAGGGGAGCAAGAGGGAACTCCTCATAAAACTTGCAAGGCTTGTGAGGTCCTCAAAGAAGAACTGA
- a CDS encoding ACT domain-containing protein has translation MRVKQISIFLENRKGRLWKALSTLAEAGINLRALSLADTSEFGILRLIVPEPERAADVLEKSGFVVKLKDVVAVEMDDRPGGLASILGVLKDYDLNLDYIYAFVHEKKDKAILFMSTEDLDALEGALRDAGIRMVPPEEVYSL, from the coding sequence ATGAGGGTTAAGCAGATATCAATATTTCTTGAAAACAGGAAGGGAAGGCTCTGGAAGGCACTGAGTACACTTGCAGAGGCAGGTATAAATCTGAGGGCACTATCACTTGCAGATACATCAGAATTCGGGATACTCAGGCTCATAGTCCCTGAACCTGAACGCGCGGCAGATGTGCTTGAGAAGAGTGGCTTTGTTGTTAAGCTGAAGGACGTAGTCGCAGTTGAGATGGATGACAGGCCGGGGGGCCTTGCATCAATCCTCGGGGTCCTCAAGGACTATGACCTGAACCTTGACTACATATACGCATTTGTCCATGAAAAAAAGGATAAAGCGATACTCTTCATGAGTACAGAGGACCTGGATGCCCTTGAAGGGGCCCTGAGGGATGCCGGGATCCGGATGGTCCCACCAGAGGAGGTCTACTCCCTCTGA
- the recJ gene encoding single-stranded-DNA-specific exonuclease RecJ, with protein MNMDELEGALRRARKLIDEAETVTVYSHTDCDGITAATILSKLLEGLGKDHEISIININEVPEVEHGTDLTVFSDLGSGQMVHENMKRSSRVLILDHHPPVRKRNFEPPRGELLEINPIFYGMDGSTSISGGGLSYLLARQFGYTDLSWMGLLAAVGDMQNIRTGKMVGANRVILEDSIREGAVECCSDLTIYGRHTRSIVSALSYFGDVTLPTTNNTNECIARLKNLGIPLKNDETQRRLCDLTDDEKRKLFNEIYRMMVNEVPRRYHKYLPRLILGEVYELKSEERYTVFRDLSEFSTAVNACNRNSRWKLAMDIIGGDRHEKLEELENVLREHRAYLAVTLDRIMEEELIRDMDNLQYFHAPEVKTAVVGTVAGMLLGYGDWRRPMVGLAETGDGLKVSLRCSRLLAFDGIHFGSIMQRVAEKVGGSGGGHATACGAYIPAENEGEFLRLLNRAIEKVKVNG; from the coding sequence ATGAACATGGACGAACTTGAAGGTGCGCTCAGAAGGGCCCGTAAGCTGATTGATGAGGCTGAGACGGTTACAGTCTACAGCCACACAGACTGTGACGGTATAACAGCGGCAACCATCCTCAGCAAACTCCTTGAGGGCCTCGGGAAGGACCATGAAATCAGCATAATAAACATCAATGAGGTCCCTGAGGTTGAACATGGTACGGATCTCACAGTGTTCAGTGACCTTGGATCCGGACAGATGGTCCATGAAAACATGAAAAGGAGCTCCCGTGTTCTAATACTCGACCACCACCCCCCGGTGCGGAAGAGGAACTTTGAACCTCCACGGGGTGAGCTCCTTGAAATAAATCCCATCTTCTATGGAATGGATGGTTCAACCAGCATCTCAGGTGGGGGCCTGTCATATCTACTTGCAAGGCAGTTTGGATACACTGATCTCAGCTGGATGGGTCTCCTTGCCGCGGTGGGTGACATGCAGAACATCAGGACCGGTAAGATGGTTGGGGCCAACCGGGTGATCCTGGAGGACAGCATAAGGGAGGGTGCAGTTGAGTGCTGCAGTGACCTTACAATCTACGGCAGACACACCAGGTCCATCGTAAGTGCCCTCTCATACTTCGGGGATGTCACCCTCCCAACAACAAACAACACCAACGAGTGCATAGCAAGGCTTAAGAACCTGGGCATACCCCTGAAAAATGATGAAACCCAGAGGAGGCTCTGTGACCTTACAGATGACGAGAAAAGGAAACTCTTCAATGAGATATACCGTATGATGGTCAATGAGGTCCCAAGGAGGTACCATAAATACCTCCCCAGGCTCATACTCGGTGAGGTCTACGAGTTAAAATCAGAGGAGAGGTACACGGTATTCAGGGACCTCTCAGAGTTCTCAACCGCAGTAAACGCGTGTAACCGGAACTCAAGGTGGAAGCTTGCAATGGATATCATCGGGGGTGATCGCCATGAAAAACTGGAGGAACTTGAGAATGTCCTCAGGGAACACCGGGCCTACCTGGCGGTTACCCTCGACCGGATAATGGAGGAGGAACTCATAAGGGATATGGATAACCTCCAGTACTTCCATGCCCCAGAGGTGAAAACCGCGGTGGTGGGTACGGTTGCCGGTATGCTCCTGGGCTACGGTGACTGGAGGAGACCCATGGTAGGGCTTGCTGAAACCGGTGACGGGCTCAAGGTTTCACTTAGGTGCTCCCGCCTCCTGGCATTTGACGGCATACACTTCGGTTCAATCATGCAGAGGGTGGCGGAGAAGGTGGGGGGTAGCGGTGGTGGTCATGCCACTGCCTGCGGAGCATATATACCAGCCGAAAATGAGGGAGAATTCCTCAGACTCCTTAACAGGGCCATAGAAAAGGTGAAGGTGAATGGATGA
- a CDS encoding ferritin, protein MVSERMQEALNRQLNAELYSAYLYLSMAAYYEASDLPGFANWMRVQAQEELAHAMKFYDYLVQRGARVVLEEIEKPPFEWESPLEVSKHVLEHERKVTGLINDLVDLAISERDHATNNFLQWFVAEQVEEEESAGSVLQKVRLASDSPSGLLMLDAELGKRVYNPPANEKGE, encoded by the coding sequence ATGGTAAGTGAAAGGATGCAGGAGGCCCTCAACAGGCAGCTCAACGCTGAACTCTACTCAGCATACCTCTATCTTTCAATGGCCGCCTACTATGAGGCCTCTGACCTCCCGGGATTTGCAAACTGGATGCGTGTCCAGGCCCAGGAGGAACTTGCACACGCAATGAAGTTCTACGACTACCTTGTCCAGAGGGGTGCAAGGGTCGTGCTTGAGGAGATAGAGAAACCACCATTCGAGTGGGAGTCCCCACTGGAGGTATCCAAGCATGTCCTGGAACATGAGAGGAAAGTGACGGGACTCATAAATGACCTTGTTGACCTTGCAATCTCAGAGAGGGACCATGCAACCAACAATTTCCTCCAGTGGTTCGTTGCAGAGCAGGTTGAGGAGGAGGAATCCGCGGGTTCAGTGCTCCAGAAGGTGCGCCTTGCATCGGATTCACCAAGCGGCCTCCTCATGCTTGATGCGGAACTCGGAAAGAGGGTTTACAACCCACCAGCAAATGAAAAGGGGGAATAG
- the cobA gene encoding uroporphyrinogen-III C-methyltransferase, with protein MVVYLVGAGPGDPELITLKAIRVLKRADVVVYDRLAGEEILGYAPEDAKLIYVGKKAGEHHKTQDEINRILVEEGKKHETVVRLKGGDPFVFGRGGEELLALREAGVEAKVIPGVTSAVGVPTSAGLPVTHRGVATSFTVVTGHEDPTKPEKQVHWDYRADTLIILMGVGNVRENMREIMKHRPPETPVCVIERGTTEDERVILGTLEDIAEKDLRPPGIIVVGEVVNVYREIRWSQG; from the coding sequence ATGGTGGTTTATCTTGTTGGGGCGGGTCCAGGGGACCCTGAACTCATAACACTGAAGGCCATAAGGGTTCTCAAGAGGGCTGACGTGGTAGTGTATGACAGGCTGGCAGGTGAGGAGATACTCGGATACGCCCCTGAAGATGCGAAACTGATATACGTGGGTAAGAAGGCCGGTGAACACCACAAAACACAGGATGAGATAAACAGAATACTTGTTGAGGAAGGTAAGAAGCATGAAACAGTGGTGAGGCTCAAGGGCGGCGACCCATTCGTTTTCGGGAGGGGTGGCGAGGAACTCCTTGCGCTCAGGGAGGCCGGCGTTGAGGCAAAGGTCATTCCAGGCGTGACCTCCGCTGTGGGCGTCCCCACATCTGCAGGGCTTCCCGTGACCCACAGGGGCGTTGCAACATCCTTCACTGTTGTCACAGGACACGAGGACCCCACAAAACCTGAAAAACAGGTTCACTGGGATTACAGGGCAGACACCCTCATAATACTCATGGGTGTGGGTAACGTGAGGGAGAACATGCGGGAGATCATGAAGCACCGGCCCCCTGAAACCCCTGTATGTGTGATTGAGAGGGGGACAACAGAGGATGAGAGGGTTATCCTCGGCACCCTTGAGGACATAGCAGAAAAGGATCTGAGGCCGCCTGGAATCATAGTGGTGGGTGAGGTTGTTAATGTCTACCGGGAAATTAGATGGTCTCAGGGGTAA
- a CDS encoding superoxide dismutase has translation MEKKFYELPELPYPYDALEPYISEEQLRIHHEKHHQAYVDGANGVLRKLDDARENDEEVDIKAALKELSFHVGGYVLHLFFWGNMGPADECGGEPGGRLAEYIEKDFGSFERFKKEFSQAAVSAEGSGWAVLTYCQRTDRLFIMQVEKHNVNVIPHFRILMVLDVWEHAYYIDYRNVRPDYVDAFWNIVNWKEVEKRFDDLF, from the coding sequence ATGGAGAAAAAATTCTATGAACTCCCTGAACTTCCATACCCCTACGATGCCCTTGAACCATACATATCAGAGGAGCAGCTGAGGATACATCATGAGAAGCACCATCAGGCCTACGTGGATGGGGCCAATGGCGTCCTCAGAAAACTCGACGATGCCAGGGAGAATGACGAAGAAGTTGACATCAAGGCGGCCCTCAAGGAACTCTCATTCCACGTGGGGGGCTACGTCCTGCACCTATTCTTCTGGGGTAACATGGGACCCGCAGATGAGTGCGGTGGGGAACCAGGTGGACGGCTTGCGGAGTACATAGAGAAGGACTTTGGAAGCTTTGAACGCTTTAAAAAGGAGTTTTCTCAGGCTGCTGTGAGTGCGGAGGGCTCAGGATGGGCTGTACTCACCTACTGCCAGAGGACCGACAGGCTCTTCATAATGCAGGTTGAGAAGCACAATGTCAACGTGATACCCCACTTCAGGATCCTCATGGTCCTGGATGTATGGGAACACGCCTACTACATTGACTACAGGAACGTGAGACCCGACTATGTTGACGCATTCTGGAACATCGTAAACTGGAAAGAGGTTGAAAAACGCTTCGACGACCTCTTCTAA
- a CDS encoding peroxiredoxin: MGEKVYEVRKVKKKGRGMPLIGDKFPEMEVQTTHGLMKLPAEFKGKWFILFSHPADFTPVCTTEFVAFQEVYPELRELDCELVGLSVDQVFSHIKWIEWIEENLDTEIEFPVIADTGRVADTLGLIHPARPTNTVRAVFVVDPEGIIRAILYYPQELGRNIPEIVRMIRAFRVIDAEGVAAPANWPDNQLIGDHVIVPPASDIETARKRKEEYECYDWWLCHRSIGGD; encoded by the coding sequence ATGGGGGAGAAGGTATACGAAGTCAGAAAGGTGAAGAAGAAGGGGCGCGGCATGCCCCTCATAGGGGATAAATTCCCTGAAATGGAGGTCCAGACAACCCACGGGCTGATGAAACTCCCGGCTGAATTCAAGGGGAAATGGTTCATACTCTTCAGCCACCCTGCAGACTTCACACCTGTCTGCACAACAGAGTTCGTGGCGTTCCAGGAGGTCTACCCTGAACTGAGGGAACTTGACTGTGAACTTGTGGGCCTCAGTGTTGACCAGGTATTCTCACACATCAAGTGGATCGAATGGATAGAGGAGAACCTTGATACCGAGATCGAGTTTCCTGTGATAGCGGACACGGGGAGAGTCGCGGATACCCTTGGACTCATACACCCGGCGAGGCCCACAAACACGGTGAGGGCGGTATTTGTGGTTGACCCTGAGGGGATAATCAGGGCTATACTCTACTATCCACAGGAACTTGGAAGGAACATCCCTGAGATCGTGAGGATGATACGCGCCTTCAGGGTCATAGATGCCGAGGGTGTGGCTGCACCTGCAAACTGGCCCGATAACCAGCTCATCGGTGACCATGTGATAGTCCCACCGGCATCTGATATTGAAACCGCCAGGAAAAGGAAAGAGGAATACGAATGCTACGACTGGTGGCTCTGCCATCGCAGCATAGGTGGTGATTAG
- the purS gene encoding phosphoribosylformylglycinamidine synthase subunit PurS, which produces MKFMVEVRIRLKKGMLNPEASTIERALALLGYEVENTDTIDIITFTMNEESPEDVRREVEDMCQRLLCNPVIHDYEFSITEMEG; this is translated from the coding sequence ATGAAATTTATGGTTGAGGTCAGAATAAGGCTCAAGAAGGGTATGCTCAACCCGGAGGCGTCCACCATTGAGAGGGCACTGGCACTCCTTGGATATGAGGTGGAAAATACCGATACAATTGACATAATAACATTCACCATGAATGAGGAGAGCCCTGAGGATGTCAGGCGGGAGGTGGAGGATATGTGCCAGCGCCTCCTATGTAACCCGGTTATCCATGACTACGAATTCAGTATAACGGAAATGGAAGGCTGA